AATTTAACTAAAGACTTAGAGGCTAGCCTAACTAGTGAGGCTAAAAGGATGGCACTAGCTAATATAAAACCTCGTTTAAGAATGACTACTTTGTATTTTTATGCTAACATGCAAAACCGTTTAGTAATTGGTACAGGTAATAGAGACGAAAGATATGTTGGCTATTTTACTAAATGGGGAGATGGGGGAGCAGATTTAATGCCTATTGCTCATTTATCTAAAGAAGAGGTTTGGCAGATGGCTAGAGACTTAAATATACCTAATGCTGTTATTGAGAAACCACCTTCAGCTGGTCTTTGGCAAAACCAAACAGATGAACAAGAAATGGGTTTCTCGTATAAGATTTTAGAGCATTATTTACAGGGTAAAGATGTACCTCAAGATTCAAAAAAGAGGATAGAACACTTACATAAAGTAAGTAGACATAAAGTTAACCTACCACCAATTATTGAAGTAGAGGAGCAAAAATAATGGCAGGTCATTCAAAGTGGGCAAATAGAAAACATAGAAAAGCAAGGCAAGATTCTAAAAGAGCAAAAATCTTTACAAAAATCAGTAAAGAGATATTTATTGCAACTAGGTCGGGTGGTTCTGATTCAGAAACTAATGTACGATTACGTATGGCTTTAGATTTGGCCAGACAAAATAATATGCCTAAAGACAATATTAAAAGGGCTGTTGATAAAGGTTTAGGAAACGATGATGGTACAATTTATGAAGAATTCACCTACGAAGGTTATGGACCTGGTGGAGTAGCAGTTTTAGTGGAAATAGCAACAGATAATCGTAATAGAACAGCCGCTGATGTTCGTTATTACTTTAGTAAGTATGGTGGAAGTTTAGGACAAAATGGTTGTGTTGCTTGGATGTTTAATCGCAAAGGTGTAATTAGAATAGACCGTGAAAAACAGCCATTAGAAGAAGATTACTTACTAGAGCAAGTTTTAGAGGCTGGTGGAGATGATTTAATTACTGCTGATGATGAATTTATAATATATACATCACCAGAAGACTATGTGAGTGTTGTTGATAAGCTTGCTAATAATAATATAGTAGGGGATGAATCTGGAGTTGAATTTGTGCCAGAGAATTTTACCGAATTAGCCGAACAGCATATAGAAAACTTTGAGACTTTAATTGATTTGCTTGAAGACCATGATGATGTCCAAAAAGTGTATTTTAATGCAGAATTTTAAATATACTCTTTAAGAATAAAGGGTATAAAGATAGTAGTTTAGGTCATACTGCTAATGAATTCTTTATGAAAGGATTTTGGGCAGTATGAAAAAAGATAAAACTCTTCAGGTAT
This Clostridium sp. 'deep sea' DNA region includes the following protein-coding sequences:
- a CDS encoding YebC/PmpR family DNA-binding transcriptional regulator: MAGHSKWANRKHRKARQDSKRAKIFTKISKEIFIATRSGGSDSETNVRLRMALDLARQNNMPKDNIKRAVDKGLGNDDGTIYEEFTYEGYGPGGVAVLVEIATDNRNRTAADVRYYFSKYGGSLGQNGCVAWMFNRKGVIRIDREKQPLEEDYLLEQVLEAGGDDLITADDEFIIYTSPEDYVSVVDKLANNNIVGDESGVEFVPENFTELAEQHIENFETLIDLLEDHDDVQKVYFNAEF
- the nadE gene encoding NAD(+) synthase, with the protein product MKKSIDYIVNWLKKHNDNAKTNGFVLGLSGGIDSAVVAGLCKLACPNTLGIILPCNSSEQDEKDAKLVAEALNLDIMTFDLSKHFNNLTKDLEASLTSEAKRMALANIKPRLRMTTLYFYANMQNRLVIGTGNRDERYVGYFTKWGDGGADLMPIAHLSKEEVWQMARDLNIPNAVIEKPPSAGLWQNQTDEQEMGFSYKILEHYLQGKDVPQDSKKRIEHLHKVSRHKVNLPPIIEVEEQK